The following proteins are co-located in the Escherichia fergusonii ATCC 35469 genome:
- a CDS encoding XRE family transcriptional regulator: MKKETLADRLNLAMEQSGMSQGALAKASGVAQPTIWRLTSGNARGSTKIVEIANALGVRTEWLSSGIGPMRNDGQQSGKPAVSHSKYFKIDVLDIEVSAGPGVINREFVEVLRSVEYSFDDARHMFDGRKAENIRIINVRGDSMSGTIEPGDLLFVDITVKSFDGDGIYAFLYDDTAHVKRLQMMKDKLLVISDNKSYSPWDPIEKDEMNRVFIFGKVIGSMPQTYRKHG; this comes from the coding sequence ATGAAAAAAGAAACTCTTGCTGATCGCTTAAATCTAGCGATGGAACAATCTGGAATGTCTCAAGGCGCTCTTGCAAAGGCGTCTGGCGTAGCTCAACCCACAATCTGGAGACTGACAAGCGGCAACGCGCGCGGCTCAACAAAAATTGTTGAAATAGCTAATGCATTGGGTGTTCGAACAGAATGGCTCTCTTCAGGCATAGGCCCGATGAGAAATGACGGTCAACAATCAGGGAAGCCTGCTGTCAGCCATTCCAAATACTTCAAAATTGACGTTCTTGATATAGAAGTCAGTGCCGGGCCGGGTGTAATCAACCGTGAGTTTGTAGAAGTTCTACGCTCGGTTGAATACTCGTTTGACGATGCTCGTCACATGTTCGATGGCAGGAAGGCGGAAAATATCCGCATCATTAACGTGCGTGGTGACAGCATGTCAGGAACGATCGAACCAGGTGATCTGCTGTTCGTTGATATCACGGTTAAATCTTTCGACGGTGATGGTATCTATGCGTTTCTGTATGACGACACCGCCCATGTAAAACGCCTGCAAATGATGAAGGATAAGCTGCTGGTTATCTCTGATAACAAGAGCTACTCACCGTGGGACCCGATCGAGAAAGACGAGATGAACCGCGTGTTCATCTTCGGGAAAGTCATCGGGAGCATGCCGCAGACATATAGAAAGCATGGGTAG
- a CDS encoding toxin YdaT domain-containing protein — MQPLTYQQTSGFSPTAVINRSQTKQVPGHEKIRDAVRAWSAADNQDVVAALIVNEYREQGGGTIDFPDDVSRARQKLFRFLDNKFDSEKYRNNVRELTPAILAVLPLEYRGYLVEQDSFMTRLAEMEKELSEAKQAVILNAPRHQKLKEMSEGIVSMFRVDPDLAGPLMAMVTTMLGAI, encoded by the coding sequence ATGCAACCACTTACATACCAACAGACTAGCGGATTTAGCCCGACTGCGGTGATAAATCGTTCTCAAACAAAACAGGTGCCAGGCCACGAAAAAATCCGTGATGCCGTCCGCGCCTGGTCGGCTGCAGATAATCAGGATGTTGTTGCCGCACTCATTGTGAATGAGTATCGGGAGCAGGGCGGCGGCACCATCGATTTCCCTGATGATGTCAGCCGTGCACGCCAGAAGCTGTTCCGCTTCCTCGATAACAAATTCGATTCTGAAAAATACCGAAATAACGTGCGTGAACTGACCCCGGCAATTCTGGCGGTACTACCGCTGGAATATCGCGGTTACCTGGTTGAGCAGGATAGCTTCATGACTCGGTTGGCTGAAATGGAAAAGGAACTCAGTGAGGCAAAACAGGCTGTCATTCTCAACGCACCACGCCACCAGAAACTGAAGGAGATGAGTGAAGGTATTGTGTCGATGTTTCGTGTGGACCCGGATCTGGCTGGTCCATTGATGGCGATGGTTACCACCATGTTGGGGGCAATATGA
- a CDS encoding host-nuclease inhibitor Gam family protein has protein sequence MNAYYIQDRLEAQSWARHYQQIAREEKEAELADDMEKGLPQHLFESLCIDHLQRHGASKKAITRAFDDDVEFQERMAEHIRYMVETIAHHQVDIDSEV, from the coding sequence ATGAACGCTTATTACATTCAGGATCGTCTTGAGGCTCAGAGCTGGGCGCGTCACTACCAGCAGATCGCCCGTGAAGAGAAAGAGGCAGAACTGGCAGACGACATGGAAAAAGGCCTGCCCCAGCACCTGTTTGAATCGCTATGCATCGATCATTTGCAACGCCACGGGGCCAGCAAAAAAGCCATTACCCGTGCATTTGATGACGATGTTGAGTTTCAGGAGCGCATGGCAGAACACATCCGGTACATGGTTGAAACCATTGCTCACCACCAGGTTGATATTGATTCAGAGGTATAA
- a CDS encoding helix-turn-helix domain-containing protein, whose translation MTNQTIQLAISITGSQKRLADLCGVAQPTVWRWLHGGGIDARYVMKIVSATGGKIKPADIRPDLAPLFNASNSAA comes from the coding sequence ATGACAAATCAAACCATTCAACTCGCAATCAGTATTACAGGTAGTCAAAAACGACTGGCAGATCTATGCGGTGTAGCCCAACCCACAGTTTGGCGTTGGCTACACGGTGGCGGAATTGATGCCCGCTATGTAATGAAAATTGTCTCAGCCACTGGTGGAAAGATTAAACCAGCAGATATTCGTCCCGACCTCGCACCATTGTTTAACGCGAGTAATTCTGCCGCCTAA
- the proA gene encoding glutamate-5-semialdehyde dehydrogenase: MLEQMGIAAKQASYKLAQLSSREKNRVLEKIADELEAQSESILNANAQDVADARANGLSDAMLDRLALTPARLKGIADDVRQVCNLADPVGQVIDGGVLDSGLRLERRRVPLGVIGVIYEARPNVTVDVASLCLKTGNAVILRGGKETCRTNAATVAVIQDALNSCGLPAGAVQAIDNPDRALVSELLRMDKYIDMLIPRGGAGLHKLCREQSTIPVITGGIGVCHIYVDESAEIAEALKVIVNAKTQRPSTCNTVETLLVNKNIADSFLPALSKQMAESGVTLHADAGALAQLQTGPAKVVAVKAEEYDDEFLSLDLNVKIVSDLDDAIAHIREHGTQHSDAILTRDMRNAQRFVNEVDSSAVYVNASTRFTDGGQFGLGAEVAVSTQKLHARGPMGLEALTTYKWIGIGDYTIRA, translated from the coding sequence ATGCTGGAACAAATGGGCATTGCCGCAAAGCAAGCCTCGTATAAATTAGCGCAACTCTCCAGCCGCGAAAAAAATCGCGTGCTGGAAAAAATCGCCGATGAACTGGAAGCACAAAGCGAAAGCATCCTCAATGCTAACGCCCAGGATGTTGCTGACGCGCGTGCCAATGGTCTTAGTGACGCGATGCTTGATCGTCTGGCGTTGACGCCCGCGCGGCTGAAAGGCATTGCCGATGATGTGCGCCAGGTGTGTAACCTCGCTGATCCGGTGGGGCAGGTAATTGATGGCGGGGTGCTGGACAGCGGCCTGCGTCTGGAACGCCGTCGCGTACCGCTGGGGGTGATTGGTGTAATTTATGAAGCGCGCCCGAACGTGACGGTTGATGTTGCTTCACTGTGCCTGAAAACCGGTAATGCAGTGATCCTGCGCGGCGGCAAAGAAACCTGTCGCACTAACGCTGCAACGGTGGCGGTGATTCAGGATGCTCTGAATTCCTGCGGTTTACCGGCGGGTGCCGTGCAGGCGATTGATAATCCTGACCGTGCGCTGGTCAGTGAACTGCTGCGTATGGATAAATACATCGACATGCTGATCCCACGCGGCGGGGCTGGGTTGCATAAACTGTGCCGCGAGCAGTCGACGATTCCGGTAATCACAGGTGGTATAGGCGTATGCCATATTTACGTTGATGAAAGTGCAGAGATCGCTGAAGCATTGAAAGTGATTGTCAACGCGAAAACTCAGCGCCCGAGCACGTGTAATACGGTAGAAACGTTGCTGGTAAATAAAAACATCGCAGATAGCTTCCTGCCCGCATTAAGCAAGCAAATGGCGGAAAGTGGCGTGACGTTACACGCTGATGCAGGTGCACTGGCGCAGTTGCAGACAGGCCCCGCGAAGGTGGTGGCTGTTAAAGCGGAAGAGTATGACGATGAGTTTCTGTCATTAGATTTGAACGTCAAAATCGTCAGCGATCTTGACGATGCCATCGCCCATATTCGTGAACACGGCACACAACACTCCGATGCGATCCTGACCCGCGATATGCGCAACGCCCAGCGTTTTGTTAACGAAGTGGATTCGTCCGCTGTTTACGTTAACGCCTCTACGCGTTTTACCGACGGCGGCCAGTTTGGACTGGGTGCGGAAGTGGCGGTAAGCACACAAAAACTTCACGCGCGTGGCCCGATGGGCCTGGAAGCTCTGACCACCTACAAGTGGATCGGCATTGGTGATTACACCATTCGTGCATAA
- the bet gene encoding phage recombination protein Bet produces the protein MSTALATLAGKLAERVGMDSVDPQELITTLRQTAFKGDASDAQFIALLIVANQYGLNPWTKEIYAFPDKQNGIVPVVGVDGWSRIINENQQFDGMDFEQDNESCTCRIYRKDRNHPICVTEWMDECRREPFKTREGREITGPWQSHPKRMLRHKAMIQCARLAFGFAGIYDKDEAERIVENTAYTAERQPERDITPVNDETMQEINTLLIALDKTWDDDLLPLCSQIFRRDIRASSELTQAEAVKALGFLKQKATEQKVAA, from the coding sequence ATGAGTACAGCACTCGCAACGCTGGCTGGGAAGCTGGCTGAACGTGTCGGCATGGATTCTGTCGACCCACAGGAACTGATCACCACTCTTCGCCAGACGGCATTTAAAGGTGATGCCAGCGATGCGCAGTTCATCGCATTGTTGATCGTCGCCAACCAGTACGGCCTTAATCCGTGGACGAAAGAAATTTACGCCTTCCCTGACAAGCAGAACGGCATCGTTCCGGTGGTGGGCGTTGATGGCTGGTCCCGTATCATCAATGAAAACCAGCAGTTTGATGGCATGGACTTTGAGCAGGACAATGAATCATGTACATGCCGGATTTACCGCAAGGACCGTAATCATCCGATCTGCGTTACCGAGTGGATGGATGAATGCCGCCGCGAACCATTCAAAACCCGCGAAGGCAGAGAAATCACGGGGCCGTGGCAGTCGCATCCCAAACGGATGTTACGGCATAAAGCCATGATTCAGTGTGCCCGTCTCGCCTTCGGATTTGCTGGTATCTATGACAAGGATGAAGCCGAGCGCATTGTCGAAAATACCGCATACACTGCAGAACGTCAGCCGGAACGCGACATCACTCCGGTTAACGATGAAACCATGCAGGAGATTAACACTCTGCTGATCGCCCTGGATAAAACATGGGATGACGACTTATTGCCGCTCTGTTCCCAGATATTTCGCCGCGACATTCGCGCATCGTCAGAACTGACACAGGCCGAAGCAGTGAAAGCTCTTGGATTCCTGAAACAGAAAGCCACTGAGCAGAAGGTGGCAGCATGA
- a CDS encoding ImmA/IrrE family metallo-endopeptidase, translating to MAAVEFQLSRKMIDWIANSQGVSIETLADQVMPKKINKFLNGVVSKSAAEKLAKIGGIPFGFLFLETPPTPAKPKIPDLRQAINSRELGKDFFDVYYDIEYKLEWYKDYLRENGNDDPLDFIGKFKFNRKLNYKVVATDIANTIHFDIQKEIKNVTFESYFSKVAKLIEDTGVLVFKNGVVGNNNKRKLDTREFRGFCISDSVAPIIFVNSSDALSAQVFTLFHEVAHLWLGVDGVSGWDTEKNIESFCNKVAAEILMPDNLFKSFWLNASSDNNYYRVKEVSKLFKVSDFACAIKALQLDLIERNTLEIIKDQAYNKPKKESNGGSFFNTLPVRNSPKLTNIIISKAMSQQLPLREAGVLLNVKADTVVEFYKKRESL from the coding sequence ATGGCAGCGGTTGAATTTCAATTGTCTAGGAAGATGATTGATTGGATAGCAAATTCTCAAGGAGTTTCTATCGAAACTCTTGCTGACCAAGTCATGCCCAAAAAGATTAATAAATTTCTTAACGGAGTGGTAAGTAAATCCGCAGCAGAAAAACTGGCAAAAATTGGAGGAATCCCTTTCGGTTTTTTATTTCTTGAAACGCCACCAACTCCAGCCAAACCCAAGATCCCTGACTTAAGGCAAGCTATAAATAGCCGTGAGTTAGGAAAAGATTTTTTTGATGTTTACTATGATATAGAATATAAACTTGAGTGGTACAAAGACTATTTAAGAGAAAATGGTAATGATGATCCACTCGATTTTATTGGTAAATTTAAATTTAATAGAAAATTAAATTATAAGGTTGTTGCTACAGACATAGCAAACACAATACATTTTGATATACAAAAAGAGATAAAAAATGTCACTTTTGAGAGCTATTTTTCTAAAGTGGCAAAACTAATAGAAGACACTGGCGTATTAGTTTTCAAGAATGGTGTTGTGGGTAATAATAATAAAAGAAAACTTGACACGCGAGAGTTTCGTGGTTTCTGTATATCTGATAGCGTTGCTCCGATCATTTTTGTAAATAGCTCGGACGCGTTATCTGCGCAGGTATTTACATTATTTCATGAGGTGGCTCATCTTTGGCTTGGAGTCGATGGAGTCTCTGGGTGGGACACAGAAAAAAACATAGAATCTTTTTGTAATAAAGTTGCTGCTGAAATCTTAATGCCTGATAATCTCTTCAAATCTTTCTGGCTTAATGCATCCAGCGATAATAATTATTATCGAGTAAAAGAGGTTTCTAAGTTATTTAAGGTTAGTGATTTCGCTTGTGCAATCAAAGCGTTACAATTAGATTTGATAGAAAGAAACACTTTGGAGATAATTAAAGATCAAGCTTACAATAAGCCCAAAAAAGAATCCAATGGTGGTTCTTTCTTTAACACATTACCTGTTCGTAACAGTCCAAAACTTACGAATATAATAATTTCCAAAGCAATGTCTCAACAATTACCATTAAGGGAAGCAGGCGTACTGCTAAATGTAAAAGCAGATACAGTTGTTGAATTTTATAAAAAACGAGAATCTCTATGA
- the proB gene encoding glutamate 5-kinase: MSDSQTLVVKLGTSVLTGGSRRLNRAHIVELVRQCAQLHAAGHRIVIVTSGAIAAGREHLGYPELPATIASKQLLAAVGQSRLIQLWEQLFSIYGIHVGQMLLTRADMEDRERFLNARDTLRALLDNNIVPVINENDAVATAEIKVGDNDNLSALAAILAGADKLLLLTDQKGLYTADPRSNPQAELIKDVYGIDDALRAIAGDSVSGLGTGGMSTKLQAADVACRAGIDTIIAAGSKPGVIGDVMEGISVGTLFHAQATPLENRKRWIFGAPPAGEITVDEGATAAILERGSSLLPKGIKSVTGNFSRGEVIRICNLEGRDIAHGVSRYNSDALRRIAGHHSQEIDAILGYEYGSVAVHRDDMITR; this comes from the coding sequence ATGAGTGACAGCCAGACGCTGGTGGTAAAACTCGGCACCAGTGTGCTAACAGGCGGATCGCGCCGCCTGAACCGTGCCCATATCGTTGAACTTGTTCGCCAGTGCGCGCAGCTACATGCCGCCGGGCATCGGATTGTAATTGTGACGTCGGGTGCGATTGCCGCCGGACGTGAGCACCTGGGTTATCCGGAACTGCCAGCGACTATCGCCTCGAAACAACTTCTGGCGGCGGTAGGGCAGAGTCGACTGATTCAACTGTGGGAACAGCTGTTTTCGATTTATGGCATTCACGTCGGGCAGATGCTGCTAACTCGTGCTGATATGGAGGACCGTGAACGCTTCCTGAACGCCCGCGACACCTTGCGTGCACTGCTCGATAACAACATCGTTCCGGTAATCAATGAGAACGATGCTGTCGCTACTGCAGAGATTAAAGTCGGCGATAACGATAACCTTTCGGCGCTGGCGGCGATTCTGGCAGGTGCTGATAAACTGTTGTTGCTGACCGATCAAAAAGGTTTGTATACCGCTGATCCGCGTAGCAATCCGCAGGCAGAACTGATTAAAGATGTGTACGGCATTGATGACGCTCTGCGCGCGATTGCCGGTGACAGCGTTTCAGGTCTTGGAACCGGCGGCATGAGCACCAAATTGCAGGCCGCTGACGTGGCTTGCCGTGCGGGTATCGACACCATTATTGCCGCGGGCAGTAAGCCGGGTGTCATTGGTGATGTGATGGAAGGTATTTCCGTCGGTACGCTGTTCCATGCCCAGGCGACTCCGCTTGAAAACCGCAAACGTTGGATTTTCGGTGCGCCGCCTGCGGGTGAAATCACGGTAGATGAAGGGGCAACCGCCGCCATTCTTGAACGCGGCAGCTCCCTGTTGCCGAAAGGCATCAAAAGCGTGACTGGCAATTTCTCGCGTGGTGAAGTCATCCGCATTTGCAACCTCGAAGGTCGCGATATCGCCCACGGCGTCAGTCGTTACAACAGCGATGCATTACGCCGTATTGCCGGACACCACTCGCAAGAAATTGATGCAATACTGGGATATGAATACGGCTCGGTTGCCGTTCACCGTGATGACATGATTACCCGTTAA
- a CDS encoding lambda exonuclease family protein, producing the protein MTPDIILQRTGIDVRAVEQGDDAWHKLRLGVITASEVHNVIAKPRSGKKWPDMKMSYFHTLLAEVCTGVAPEVNAKALAWGKQYENDARALFEFTSGVNVTESPIIYRDETMRTACSPDGLCSDGNGLELKCPFTSRDFMKFRLGGFEAIKSAYMAQVQYSMWVTRKNAWYFANYDPRMKREGLHYVVVERDEKYMASFDEMVPEFIEKMDEALAEIGFVFGEQWR; encoded by the coding sequence ATGACACCGGACATTATCCTGCAGCGTACCGGGATCGACGTGAGAGCTGTCGAACAGGGGGATGATGCATGGCACAAATTACGGCTCGGCGTCATCACAGCTTCAGAAGTTCATAACGTAATAGCAAAACCCCGATCCGGAAAGAAATGGCCTGATATGAAAATGTCCTACTTCCACACCCTGCTTGCCGAGGTTTGCACCGGTGTGGCTCCGGAAGTTAACGCTAAAGCACTGGCCTGGGGAAAACAGTACGAGAACGACGCCAGAGCCCTGTTTGAGTTCACTTCCGGCGTGAATGTTACTGAATCCCCGATCATCTATCGAGACGAGACTATGCGTACCGCCTGCTCTCCCGATGGTTTATGCAGTGACGGCAATGGTCTTGAGCTGAAATGCCCGTTTACCTCCCGGGATTTCATGAAGTTCCGGCTCGGTGGTTTCGAGGCCATAAAGTCGGCTTATATGGCCCAGGTGCAGTACAGCATGTGGGTAACGCGAAAAAATGCCTGGTACTTTGCCAACTATGACCCGCGTATGAAGCGTGAAGGCCTGCATTATGTCGTGGTTGAGCGGGATGAAAAGTACATGGCGAGTTTTGACGAAATGGTGCCGGAATTCATCGAAAAAATGGACGAGGCACTGGCTGAAATTGGTTTTGTATTTGGGGAGCAATGGCGATGA
- a CDS encoding DUF4222 domain-containing protein, with translation MFRIIFPNTWYVDHHGTPCKILRSTHNKVHYIRKGRTCIASMFRFNHDFEPVNKADADRIAEEIETAEHIKKLRDMRSKSRGNHGIIQPHTR, from the coding sequence ATGTTCAGAATCATTTTTCCTAACACCTGGTACGTCGATCACCACGGCACTCCCTGCAAAATCCTGCGTTCTACCCACAACAAAGTTCACTACATCCGAAAAGGCAGAACATGTATCGCCAGCATGTTCCGATTTAATCATGACTTTGAACCTGTGAATAAAGCTGATGCAGATCGGATAGCAGAAGAGATCGAAACGGCAGAACACATTAAGAAGTTACGTGACATGCGTTCAAAAAGCAGAGGTAACCATGGAATCATACAGCCTCACACTCGATGA
- a CDS encoding site-specific integrase, with protein sequence MKLRGGTWHCDFVAPDGSRVRRSLETSDKRQAQELHDRLKAEAWRVKNLGESPKKLFKEACIRWLREKSDKKSIDDDKSIISFWMLHFRETILSDITTEKIMEAVDGMENRRHRLNWEMSRDRCLRLGKPVPEYKPKLASKGTKTRHLAILRAILNMAVEWGWLDRAPKISTPRVKNGRIRWLTEEESKRLFAEIAPHFFPVVMFAITTGLRRSNVTDLEWSQVDLDKKMAWMHPDETKAGNAIGVPLNETACQILRKQQGLHKRWVFVHTKPAYRSDGTKTAAVRKMRTDSNKAWKGALKRAGISNFRFHDLRHTWASWLVQSGVSLLALKEMGGWETLEMVQRYAHLSAGHLTEHASKIDAIISRNGTNTAQEENVVYLNAR encoded by the coding sequence ATCAAACTGCGCGGTGGCACATGGCACTGCGATTTCGTCGCGCCAGATGGATCAAGAGTTAGACGCTCTCTTGAAACATCGGACAAAAGGCAAGCGCAAGAACTTCACGATCGTCTGAAAGCAGAAGCGTGGAGAGTAAAAAATCTCGGGGAATCACCGAAAAAGCTATTCAAGGAAGCCTGCATACGGTGGCTGCGTGAGAAATCGGATAAGAAGTCCATTGATGATGACAAGAGCATTATATCGTTCTGGATGTTGCACTTCAGAGAAACCATTCTCTCTGACATAACAACAGAAAAAATAATGGAGGCGGTAGACGGGATGGAAAACCGCCGCCATCGCCTGAACTGGGAGATGAGCCGGGACAGGTGTTTGCGGCTTGGCAAGCCAGTGCCGGAGTATAAACCAAAGCTGGCAAGCAAAGGAACGAAGACGCGGCATCTGGCAATACTTCGCGCTATTCTCAATATGGCTGTTGAATGGGGATGGCTTGACAGGGCGCCCAAAATATCAACACCACGCGTTAAGAATGGACGAATCAGATGGCTTACAGAGGAGGAATCGAAGCGCCTGTTTGCAGAAATTGCTCCTCATTTCTTCCCTGTGGTCATGTTTGCAATCACGACAGGCCTTCGTCGTTCCAACGTTACAGACCTTGAGTGGTCACAGGTCGATCTGGATAAGAAAATGGCATGGATGCACCCTGATGAAACAAAAGCTGGCAATGCGATCGGAGTTCCTCTTAACGAAACCGCATGCCAGATATTAAGAAAACAGCAGGGGCTCCATAAGAGATGGGTATTTGTCCACACCAAACCTGCCTACCGAAGCGACGGAACAAAAACAGCAGCGGTAAGGAAGATGAGAACCGACAGCAACAAGGCATGGAAGGGAGCGTTAAAGCGGGCAGGCATTAGCAACTTCCGCTTCCATGACCTGAGGCATACCTGGGCAAGCTGGCTGGTTCAGTCCGGTGTCTCTCTTCTTGCACTTAAAGAGATGGGAGGATGGGAAACTCTCGAAATGGTTCAAAGATACGCCCACCTTTCAGCTGGGCATCTCACCGAGCACGCGAGCAAAATCGATGCGATTATAAGTCGCAATGGCACAAATACGGCACAGGAGGAGAACGTAGTTTACTTAAATGCGAGGTAA
- a CDS encoding phage encoded cell division inhibitor protein gives MVHQHYGTQTVNRGAVMPGMLVKHKDGTWTASANLRGRLYLHRGIERTYTRDLLVEVFLDGRGNGLNH, from the coding sequence ATGGTTCATCAACATTACGGAACGCAGACCGTTAATCGCGGTGCGGTCATGCCAGGAATGCTGGTCAAACACAAAGATGGTACCTGGACTGCATCAGCTAATTTACGCGGACGGCTTTATCTGCATCGCGGCATCGAGCGCACTTATACCCGTGATTTGCTCGTGGAAGTTTTTCTCGACGGACGCGGTAACGGCCTCAATCACTAA
- a CDS encoding helix-turn-helix domain-containing protein, translating to MRPASFSRYPDLQQSCQSNKWRLQVEEEIFTREEAASYLKVDKGTITQWIRSGRLQAAKINPDKPKSPYRICKSDCIAALKSVRHNSAVNAVDVQEVKACQSNCAVAHGTAISSRQMDQELDALLKHRTKGKRKNFTIV from the coding sequence ATGAGGCCTGCCAGCTTCTCAAGATATCCAGACCTACAGCAATCATGTCAATCCAATAAATGGAGACTCCAAGTGGAAGAAGAAATCTTCACTCGTGAAGAGGCTGCGTCGTATCTGAAGGTAGACAAAGGCACTATCACGCAGTGGATACGAAGTGGACGACTTCAAGCCGCAAAGATAAATCCAGATAAACCTAAAAGCCCATATCGCATTTGCAAGTCAGACTGCATTGCGGCGCTTAAGTCTGTGAGACACAATAGCGCGGTGAATGCGGTTGATGTGCAGGAGGTTAAAGCATGTCAATCAAACTGCGCGGTGGCACATGGCACTGCGATTTCGTCGCGCCAGATGGATCAAGAGTTAGACGCTCTCTTGAAACATCGGACAAAAGGCAAGCGCAAGAACTTCACGATCGTCTGA
- a CDS encoding TraR/DksA family transcriptional regulator — translation MADIIDSASEIEELQRNTAIKMRRLNHQAISATHCCECGDPIDERRRLAVQGCRTCASCQEEIELKNKQWGL, via the coding sequence ATGGCAGACATCATTGATTCAGCATCAGAAATTGAAGAATTACAGCGCAACACAGCAATAAAAATGCGCCGCCTGAACCACCAGGCTATATCTGCCACTCATTGTTGTGAGTGTGGCGATCCGATAGATGAACGAAGACGCCTGGCCGTTCAGGGTTGTCGGACTTGTGCAAGTTGCCAGGAGGAGATCGAACTTAAGAACAAACAATGGGGACTGTGA
- a CDS encoding DUF1317 family protein — MKHPHDNIRVGAITFVYSVTKRGWVFPGLSVIRNPLKAQRLAEEINNKRGLYD, encoded by the coding sequence ATGAAGCATCCTCACGATAATATCCGGGTAGGCGCGATCACTTTCGTCTACTCCGTTACAAAGCGAGGCTGGGTATTTCCCGGCCTTTCTGTTATCAGAAATCCACTGAAAGCACAGCGGCTGGCTGAGGAGATAAATAATAAACGGGGGCTGTATGACTGA
- a CDS encoding DUF4411 family protein has product MIHNGKFLIDSNVFIEAKNFAYNFNYCKIFWDFLLALHIKGLIYSINAVKKELCAKDDPLCKWIKEELPSSFFEDEHSSIENYAKLINWSTKLDVTEKAKFDFASHEKADAFLIAHAMTHGYTIITHEKPSGGKPKKRIMIPDAAASHGVKTLTLYEFLPRYASHNFSLK; this is encoded by the coding sequence ATGATTCATAATGGAAAATTCTTAATTGATAGTAATGTCTTCATAGAGGCAAAAAACTTTGCATATAACTTCAATTATTGCAAAATATTTTGGGATTTTCTTCTCGCTTTACACATTAAAGGTCTGATTTATAGCATTAATGCTGTAAAAAAAGAACTATGTGCAAAAGATGATCCATTGTGTAAATGGATTAAAGAAGAGTTACCATCATCATTCTTCGAAGATGAGCATAGTTCAATAGAAAATTATGCAAAGTTAATAAATTGGTCAACTAAATTAGATGTTACCGAAAAGGCAAAGTTTGATTTTGCAAGCCATGAAAAAGCAGATGCTTTTTTAATAGCCCATGCGATGACACATGGATATACTATTATTACCCATGAGAAACCATCCGGTGGCAAACCTAAAAAAAGAATAATGATCCCGGATGCTGCTGCTTCTCACGGCGTTAAGACATTAACACTATATGAATTTCTTCCAAGATACGCTAGTCATAATTTTTCTTTGAAATAA
- a CDS encoding phage N-6-adenine-methyltransferase yields MTDFTGSNTPAEHRDSWRTPPEIFAALNAEFDFQLDAAANEKNRLCRLFISQEQNTLTTSWPEAMGYASGYVWLNPPYSNISPFVKKAATENKFSSVGCVMLLPADTSVGWFHEAIQTASEVRFITAGRLAFINPLTGKPVSGNNKGSMLIIWHPYPRTHCHFTTVDRGELMAFGSRILARREAA; encoded by the coding sequence ATGACTGATTTCACCGGAAGCAATACTCCTGCCGAACATCGCGACAGCTGGCGCACACCACCAGAGATTTTTGCTGCGCTGAATGCAGAGTTCGATTTTCAACTTGATGCTGCAGCCAACGAAAAAAACCGACTATGTCGGCTTTTTATCTCACAGGAGCAGAACACATTAACCACTTCATGGCCTGAAGCAATGGGATATGCCTCTGGTTATGTCTGGTTGAATCCACCATACAGCAATATTTCCCCTTTTGTGAAAAAGGCAGCCACTGAAAACAAATTCAGTAGTGTGGGATGTGTAATGTTATTGCCTGCTGACACATCTGTCGGATGGTTTCATGAAGCGATACAAACCGCCAGTGAGGTCAGATTCATCACGGCAGGACGACTGGCATTTATTAACCCACTCACCGGGAAACCCGTCAGTGGAAATAATAAAGGCTCGATGCTCATTATCTGGCACCCATACCCCCGTACACACTGCCACTTTACGACCGTTGATCGTGGCGAGTTGATGGCGTTCGGCTCAAGGATTCTTGCCCGTCGGGAGGCTGCATGA